A DNA window from Coffea arabica cultivar ET-39 chromosome 6c, Coffea Arabica ET-39 HiFi, whole genome shotgun sequence contains the following coding sequences:
- the LOC113692019 gene encoding 2-alkenal reductase (NADP(+)-dependent)-like, with protein sequence MEVTNRYVVTRHHIDGTPQESDFELKTEALSLSIEPGKKELIVKILYLSIDPYQLNRMKQKSSSQETTSSARAVKPFEAIDAHGVGRVVASGNPAFKEDDLVAGLLTWGEYCTVKEGGLLNKVDNIGFPISHHVGVLAFSGLTAYAGFFEVCKPKKGEKVFVSAAAGSVGNLVGQYAKLFGCNVVGCAGSQKKVDLLKEKLGFDEAFNYKEETDLKSALKRYFPDGIDIYFDNVGAEMLEAAVENMNTFGRVAVCGAISEYTDKGKRAAPNMVDIIYKRITMQGFLSVDHMKVYKDFISDTVEHIRAGKLQVLEDISHGLESIPSAFVGLFRGDNIGKKMVQVADD encoded by the exons ATGGAAGTAACAAACAGGTACGTAGTGACAAGACATCATATTGATGGAACACCACAAGAATCTGATTTTGAGCTCAAGACAGAGGCTCTTTCTTTATCTATTGAGCCTGGTAAAAAGGAGCTCATTGTGAAAATTCTTTACTTATCCATTGATCCATACCAATTGAACCGCATGAAGCAAAAAAGTTCCTCGCAGGAAACCACAAGCTCTGCACGTGCTGTTAAGCCTTTTGAG GCCATTGATGCTCATGGTGTTGGGAGAGTTGTTGCTTCGGGGAATCCCGCCTTTAAAGAGGATGACTTAGTTGCCGGACTCCTGACTTGGGGAGAATACTGCACAGTAAAAGAAGGTGGCTTGCTAAACAAGGTTGATAACATAGGATTTCCCATTTCTCACCATGTAGGTGTTCTGG CATTCAGTGGGCTTACAGCTTATGCTGGATTTTTTGAGGTTTGTAAGCCAAAGAAAGGGGAGAAAGTGTTTGTCTCTGCGGCTGCAGGATCTGTTGGAAATTTAGTAGGACAATATGCAAAGCTGTTTGGATGCAATGTTGTAGGATGTGCTGGTAGCCAAAAAAAG GTGGACTTGCTAAAGGAGAAGCTTGGTTTTGATGAAGCATTCAACTACAAAGAAGAAACTGATCTGAAATCAGCTCTCAAAAG GTACTTCCCAGATGGGATCGACATATACTTTGATAATGTGGGAGCAGAAATGCTGGAAGCTGCGGTTGAGAACATGAATACATTCGGTAGAGTTGCTGTTTGTGGCGCTATATCTGAATATACGGACAAAGGAAAACGTGCTGCTCCAAACATGGTAGATATTATTTACAAGAGGATAACAATGCAAGGATTTTTATCTGTTGATCATATGAAAGTCTACAAGGATTTCATTTCAGACACAGTTGAGCACATTCGGGCAGGAAAGTTGCAGGTTCTTGAAGACATTTCACATGGTTTGGAAAGCATACCATCTGCTTTTGTAGGTCTTTTCCGAGGCGATAATATAGGGAAAAAGATGGTTCAAGTTGCAGATGATTGA
- the LOC140008666 gene encoding uncharacterized protein → MRKKWHVREKQGKAACDLVESLYTEEKNKDQKVAMYRDTDCKEGFEYESAEEGHDGEENEKDDNEDAGAKDHNENLQASDGEGGCRATDDAMNVSGQSEGEDHRNGKGTVTNNNEQTDEGPCPSSSTVTPMRTVTGVESRRPAEVNNDFLEMNKKLHANIEDQQQQELHNSHSRECGEDNCLEEQPSNPSQHENPAFDANTPRRLRSYGRNRQGKEVEQRPTRAMKKSTMLRSTEYILLAHVTVNLYEKRVAAYAWDPNKNPKILKIAEILCSHSRAKASTSGPEALDKGKKSIHEDYTMYTSPDTEEELEFQSAEKEGNDKDDDADEIDEKWFEEDEHNAAQYEENDAITRTNIETRELPELNEDVMDMENPIYTSSVVSDNISQGLQQGATMTTTEQGSNSMFEECYKIVIGKLRYV, encoded by the exons ATGAGAAAGAAATGGCACGTCAGGGAAAAGCAGGGAAAAGCAGCATGCGATCTGGTCGAATCATTGTATACGGAGGAAAAAAATAAGGACCAGAAGGTGGCAATGTACCGGGATACCGATTGCAAAGAAGGATTTGAATATGAATCTGCAGAAGAAGGACATGATGGTGAAGAAAACGAGAAAGATGATAATGAAGATGCGGGTGCCAAAGATCATAATGAAAACCTTCAAGCTAGCGATGGTGAAGGAGGTTGTAGAGCAACAGATGATGCTATGAATGTGAGTGGACAGAGTGAGGGAGAGGACCACAGAAATGGTAAAGGTACAGTGACAAATAACAATGAGCAAACGGATGAAGGTCCTTGCCCATCTTCGAGCACTGTGACACCAATGAGGACAGTCACGGGTGTTGAAAGTAGACGTCCAGCTGAAGTAAACAATGATTTCTTAGAGATGAACAAGAAGCTGCATGCGAACATAGAAGATCAACAACAACAGGAGCTGCATAATAGTCACAGCCGTGAATGTGGTGAAGATAATTGTCTAGAGGAACAACCGTCAAATCCCAGTCAGCATGAAAATCCTGCATTTGATGCAAACACTCCGAGAAGGCTACGTTCATATGGTCGAAATCGACAAG GGAAGGAAGTTGAGCAAAGGCCTACTCGAGCAATGAAGAAGAGCACGATGTTAAGGTCGACCGAGTATATCCTGCTGGCACATGTGACAGTTAACTTATATGAGAAAAGGGTTGCTGCCTACGCATGGGACCCAAACAAGAATCCCAA GATATTAAAGATTGCAGAAATATTGTGTTCTCATTCGAGAGCAAAAGCTTCCACTTCTGGGCCTGAAGCATTggacaaaggaaaaaaatctatACATGAGGACTATACAATGTACACGAGTCCTGATACCGAAGAAGAGCTAGAATTTCAATCTGCTGAAAAAGAGGGCAACGATAAAGATGATGATGCTGATGAAATTGATGAGAAATGGTTTGAAGAAGATGAGCATAATGCAGCGCAGTATGAAGAAAACGATGCAATTACGAGGACAAATATTGAAACCAGAGAACTTCCAGAGCTGAATGAAGATGTAATGGACATGGAGAATCCAATTTATACCTCATCAGTTGTGTCTGATAACATCAGTCAGGGATTGCAACAAGGGGCCACCATGACAACAACTGAGCAAGGAAGCAACAGTATGTTTGAAGagtgttacaaaatagttattggaaagttacgGTATGTTTGA
- the LOC113694140 gene encoding 2-alkenal reductase (NADP(+)-dependent)-like, translating to MEVTNRYVVMRNHIDGTPQESDFELKTEALSLSIEPGKKELIVKNLYLSIDPYQLNRMKQKSSSQETTSFARAVKPSEAIDAYGVARVVASGIPAFKEDDLVAGLLTWGEYSIVKEGGLLNKVDNIGFPISHHVGVLAFSGLTAYAGFFEICKPKKGEKVFVSAASGSVGSLVGQYAKLFGCYVVGCASSQKKVDLLKQKLGFDEAFNYKEETDLKSTLKRYFPDGIDIYFDNVGAEMLEAAVENMNTFGRVAVCGVISEYTDKGRRAAPNMVDVIYKRITMQGFLAGDHMKVYKDFISDTVEHIQAGKLQVLEDISHGLESIPSAFVGLFRGDNIGKKMVQLADD from the exons ATGGAAGTAACAAACAGGTACGTAGTGATGAGAAATCATATTGATGGAACGCCACAAGAATCTGATTTTGAGCTCAAGACTGAGGCTCTTTCTTTATCTATTGAGCCTGGTAAAAAGGAGCTCATTGTGAAAAATCTTTACTTATCCATTGATCCATACCAATTGAACCGCATGAAGCAAAAAAGTTCCTCGCAGGAAACCACAAGCTTTGCACGTGCTGTTAAGCCTTCTGAG GCCATTGATGCTTATGGTGTTGCGAGAGTTGTTGCTTCTGGGATTCCTGCGTTTAAAGAGGATGACTTGGTTGCAGGACTCCTGACTTGGGGAGAATACAGCATTGTAAAAGAAGGTGGCTTGCTAAATAAGGTTGATAACATAGGATTTCCCATTTCTCACCATGTAGGTGTTCTGG CATTCAGTGGGCTTACAGCTTATGCTGGATTTTTTGAGATTTGTAAGCCAAAGAAAGGGGAGAAAGTGTTTGTCTCTGCTGCCTCAGGATCTGTTGGAAGTTTAGTAGGACAATATGCAAAGCTGTTTGGATGCTATGTTGTAGGATGTGCTAGTAGCCAAAAAAAG GTGGACTTGCTAAAGCAGAAGCTTGGTTTTGATGAAGCATTCAACTACAAAGAAGAAACTGATCTGAAATCAACTCTCAAAAG ATATTTCCCAGATGGGATCGACATATACTTTGATAATGTGGGAGCAGAAATGCTGGAAGCTGCGGTTGAGAACATGAATACATTCGGTAGAGTTGCTGTCTGTGGCGTTATATCTGAATATACGGACAAAGGAAGACGTGCTGCTCCAAACATGGTGGATGTTATTTACAAGAGGATAACAATGCAAGGATTTTTAGCTGGTGATCATATGAAAGTCTACAAGGATTTCATTTCAGACACAGTTGAGCACATTCAGGCAGGAAAGTTGCAGGTGCTTGAAGACATTTCACATGGTTTGGAAAGCATACCATCTGCTTTTGTAGGTCTTTTTCGAGGCGATAATATAGGGAAAAAGATGGTTCAATTAGCAGATGATTGA